One part of the Ictidomys tridecemlineatus isolate mIctTri1 chromosome 13, mIctTri1.hap1, whole genome shotgun sequence genome encodes these proteins:
- the Cidea gene encoding lipid transferase CIDEA isoform X4 → MGSQTKKVLLTPLMHPARPFRVSNHDRSSRRGVMASSLKELISKTLDALVITAGLVTLVLEEDGTVVDSEEFFQSLGDNTHFMILEKGQKWTQGAKYGPVGRQPKKSGIARVTLDLYKLNPKDFLGCLNVKATMYEMYSVSYDIRCTGLKAMLRSLLRFLSYTAQVMGRFLIYTGTYMLRVLGDTEEQPSPKSPTRGWFMNR, encoded by the exons ATGGGATCACAGACCAAGAAGGTCCTGCTAACGCCCCTCATGCACCCAGCTCGCCCTTTCCGGGTCTCCAACCATGACCGAAGCAGCCGGCGTGGGGTGATGGCCAGCAGCCTAAAGGAGCTCATCAGCAAG ACTCTGGATGCCCTGGTCATCACGGCTGGGCTGGTCACGCTGGTGCTGGAGGAGGACGGCACGGTGGTGGACTCGGAGGAGTTCTTCCAGAGCCTGGGAGACAACACACACTTCATGATCTTGGAGAAAGGACAGAAGTGGACGCAG GGTGCTAAGTACGGCCCAGTCGGCAGGCAGCCGAAGAAGTCAGGAATCGCCAGAGTCACCTTGGACCTGTACAAGCTGAACCCCAAGGACTTCCTGGGCTGCCTCAACGTGAAGGCCACCATGTACGAGATGTACTCAGTGTCCTACGACATCCGCTGCACAGGGCTCAAAGCCATGCTGAG GAGTCTTCTGCGGTTCCTGTCCTACACCGCCCAGGTGATGGGACGGTTCCTCATCTACACAGGCACGTACATGCTCCGAGTCCTGGGAGACACAGAAGAGCAGCCTTCTCCTAAGTCACCCACCAGGGGCTGGTTCATGAACAGATAG
- the Cidea gene encoding lipid transferase CIDEA isoform X3, which produces METARDYAGTLIRPLTFMGSQTKKVLLTPLMHPARPFRVSNHDRSSRRGVMASSLKELISKTLDALVITAGLVTLVLEEDGTVVDSEEFFQSLGDNTHFMILEKGQKWTQGAKYGPVGRQPKKSGIARVTLDLYKLNPKDFLGCLNVKATMYEMYSVSYDIRCTGLKAMLRSLLRFLSYTAQVMGRFLIYTGTYMLRVLGDTEEQPSPKSPTRGWFMNR; this is translated from the exons GCCCCTGACATTTATGGGATCACAGACCAAGAAGGTCCTGCTAACGCCCCTCATGCACCCAGCTCGCCCTTTCCGGGTCTCCAACCATGACCGAAGCAGCCGGCGTGGGGTGATGGCCAGCAGCCTAAAGGAGCTCATCAGCAAG ACTCTGGATGCCCTGGTCATCACGGCTGGGCTGGTCACGCTGGTGCTGGAGGAGGACGGCACGGTGGTGGACTCGGAGGAGTTCTTCCAGAGCCTGGGAGACAACACACACTTCATGATCTTGGAGAAAGGACAGAAGTGGACGCAG GGTGCTAAGTACGGCCCAGTCGGCAGGCAGCCGAAGAAGTCAGGAATCGCCAGAGTCACCTTGGACCTGTACAAGCTGAACCCCAAGGACTTCCTGGGCTGCCTCAACGTGAAGGCCACCATGTACGAGATGTACTCAGTGTCCTACGACATCCGCTGCACAGGGCTCAAAGCCATGCTGAG GAGTCTTCTGCGGTTCCTGTCCTACACCGCCCAGGTGATGGGACGGTTCCTCATCTACACAGGCACGTACATGCTCCGAGTCCTGGGAGACACAGAAGAGCAGCCTTCTCCTAAGTCACCCACCAGGGGCTGGTTCATGAACAGATAG